The Gadus chalcogrammus isolate NIFS_2021 chromosome 16, NIFS_Gcha_1.0, whole genome shotgun sequence DNA window GGTATATGCATCTGATGGTGTAGCTGAGTTCATTAAGCAAGGAAAAGCTGAGGGTATCTGTGTGGAATATGTGATTTATTACAAGAGAACAGATACCAAGATAGAACATAAAGTAACAGAGCAActgaaagcctccacatcaagCGTAGTCCTGCTTTACATGTCATTAACCTACACAAGAGAGTTATTTAAAAACGTAGACGGGAATAAGTTACCTCGTAAACAATGGATAGGAAGTGAAGCTTGGATCTCACAGAGAGATTTGGCTTCCCTTGGAAGTAAGAACGTATTGCATGGGGCAATGGGGTTTGCTCTGCCTCAGTCTATTATTCCAGGTCTTTCAGAGTTTCTTCTGAGCCTGAAACTGAGTGATGAACCAGAGAGTGTTATGATCAAAGCTTTTTGGGAAAGTTTCTTTGACTGCAGCTTCTCTTCATCAAATACCACAAAGCTCTGTAGTGGGGATGAGGATCTCAGAACAATCTCCAGtgcctacacaaacacagaattaAGATCTGTGAGAAATGTGTACACAGCTGTGTACTCGATTGCACATGCTCTTAATGCGTTATTGCAATGTGAAAATGGATTTAATCCCACCACAGGAAAACACTGTGTAAACAAGACTGATGTCCAGCCCAAACAGGTACAGAATGTTCGGATAAATATATAAGTATGGTGTGAAAAGTATGGTTGTATTGTAAATGCAATTTCAATTTgcgtgaatatatatatatatatgtatatatacttcCGTTTTTTTCCAATAACATAGTAACATTGAATATTCTCTGCACAGGTACTGGAACACCTGAAGCTGGTCGATTTCACCGTACTGAATGGTCACAAGGTATCTTTTGATGAAAACGGAGACAATGCGGCACAGTATGACCTGTTAAATTGGCAGTACAAGGAGCAAGAATCTGTGAATGTGATTAACATTGGGCACTATGATAGCTCTTTACCTGAAGGACAGAGATTCAGGTTTACACCTAACATAACAATCGTATGGGCCCTTAACAGCACTGAGGTAAAATATAACTAAACTTAAAAAACGTTGCAGTGACTTGTTCCTCAGAATGTCTACTAGGGGAATGATTTGACATGTAAAACATACTCATAGTTGCATAACTATTGCCTCTTTTAGCCTCCAAAGTCTGTTTGCCGGGATGCATGTCCTGCGGGAAGTCGCAAGGCCGTTAATAAACAAGCGCCCGTGTGCTGCTTTGATTGCTTTAAATGCCCAGAGGGAGGCATAAGTAATGAAACAGGTAGGATGCGTGACTCTAAAGCTCACTAGGATGATGAGCCTAAATGCTAATGAAATGAGTGCTGTTCATCACTAATTGATTTTCTATACTTATTGGGTTGGGTATTTACTCTCTTTCAGATTCAACAGAATGCTTTTTGTGCACTGCTGAATTTTGGCCTAATGAGAAAAAGGACAAGTGCATTCCAAAACCGACTGAATTCCTTTCCTTCACAGAAATCATGGGGATTGTATTAACTGCGTTTTGTTGCTTTGGTGTATTTTTGTCGATTTTGATATTCATAATCTTCTTAGTTCATAAAGAAACACCTATTGTCAGGGCCAACAACTCTGAGCTGAGTTTCCTGCTGCTTCTCTCTTTAAaactgtgtttcctgtgttctcTGACCTTCATCGGCCGTCCCTCAGACTGGTCCTGTATGCTTCGCCACACAGCTTTTGGGATCACCTTTGTCCTCtgtatctcttgtgttctgGGGAAAACTATAGTGGTGCTAATGGCCTTCAGGGCTACATTACCCGGTAGTATTGTTATGAAATGGTTTGGTCCAACTCAGCAGAGACTCAGCGTATTGGCTTTCACTCTCATACAGGTTGTAATTTGTATTCTTTGGTTAACAATTAATCCTCCATTTCCAAACAGAAATGTTCAGTCCTTTAAAGATAAAGTAGTTCTAGAATGTGCCTTAGGATCCTCTATAGGGTTCTGGGCTGTGTTGGGGTATATAGGGCTCCTAGCGTTGTTATGTTTCATACTGGCTTTTCTGGCCAGAAAGCTTCCAGATAGTTTCAATGAGGCGAAGTTCATCACCTTCAGCATGGTGATATTCTGTGCTGTTTGGATCGCCTTTATCCCTGCTTACGTCAGTTCTCCTGGGAAGTTTACTGTAGCTGTGGAGATATTTGCAATTCTGGCTTCCACGTTTGGCTTGTTAACATGCATTTTTGTACCAAAATGCTACGTTATAATTTTCAAGCCAGAGCAAAATTCTAAAAAGCATATCAAGAGTAAAATGCAAAGCAAAGAAATCTAATGATTGATGTGTATAGGAAATATAAACCTGATTATGTATCGAAGGATTTCAAATTATATATTAAAGATATATACGGCAAATATTGTTGTCTTTTTAAAATCTATAGATTAAAGGAACAGTTGACATCAACGATGTCAGCTGTTAGTAGATGTCTAGAAGCAGGGGCGGTtctagggggtggggggggggcagcaggggccaGTCATCCCGTAAAACTGAGCTTGCACCCCCCAGTCTGTCCGGACAGGGGGGGTCGATTTCTTGCGATGGTGTGGCACTGACGCACAAGGTGGAACTTGAGATATATAATACATCATACTGACTTtattgctgttggtgatgtaTGATACTGAGTGGTTTGATGTCAGTGATGGAAACCCAACATTTTGTAATATTGACGATTGCTTTAACCaatgaaacatttcaaatgtatacatttgacAATTGCTGTAACTGAAGGAAACACTTAATACTATACTACTGAACTAAATGCTTCAACGGGTTAAGGCaaattattgtatattgtgaTTTTGAATGCCGTTACTTAGTACTAAACTAAATATTTGGCGTCCCGGGTTCAATGTGCCCCTCCAACAAAACAATTGGTCTGGTCTGGCCCGGTCTGACCCCCCCATGAAAATTGCTCTAGAACCGCCCCTGTCTAGAAGTCTTCCATGTCCTTTTACAATAAAATACTTGAGTCACGTCTGAAACGTTGTTACTTTTAAATCCGATTAACATATTTTAACATAAATAATtctgtacactgtattgtagtCCACACTTGTTGCGTATATCATTTTACAATTAACAAAACGCCTTCTAAAAATGTGTAATATGCAATCCAAAAtcaatatttttgaaaaattCAGACTGAAGGTTTGAATTCAAACATTGCTCTGAATCTGTTAAATAACATCTACAAATACTTTGATTGTAcggtagtaataataatataataaataataaacaaataattatttttactGGCCCTCCCATCGTTTTTAAATcaaattgtttttatttctttttgatAAATATCTAATTTAAATGTGTAAAACGCATTAAAATATTGGTGGCCAATACTCACTGTAACGcccataaaaaatatataattttgcCTGGTCTAAAGAGCAGTCAAGCATACAAATATCTCTATTGGATGATGATTCTTCCCAACAATAACAAAGATACTATATAAGTTAGCAAAGGTAAGAATGGCTACAGGCTAGGAGATGGTTTCTGTGATGGGCTTGATCAGCATTATCCTATTTACACTGCTGATAAAGAGCAAGTCAGAGGAACAGGCATGCAGACTGATAGGGCAAACAGGCTATTTGGAGTTTTCCAAAGATGGTGATATTATTATAGGAGGAATATTCTCCCTAAATGCATCTCGAGTAACAGAGAATAATGGCTACCATGCATACCCCACTTCATTTTGCACAAGGTAAGAGATTTATGCTTAATTTTTATACAGGCGGTCTAAGACTGCATGATTctttatgctgtgtgtgttaatttgtgAATGCATCCAAAATcgtttaaattaaatatattttgcatTGTGTCAAGGCTGAATCCCAGAGAGTTGTTGTTTGCCCGTGCCGTCATCTTCACTGTGGAGGAGATAAACAAAAACCCAACCCTGCTCAATGGAGTGACGCTAGGCTACAGGCTCTATAACGGCTGTGGGAGTCAGAGCCTAGTAAGAGCAGCCCTTGAAGCTGTTACAGAAGGGGAAAGCTGCCGAAAAAGAGTCCAGGCATTGATTGGTCACTCATCTTCTGGTATTAGCAAAGCTATAAACCTTATAGTGGGAGAGCTGGACATTCCTCAAGTGAGTTTCCTTGAAGTTGCAAAATTGCAAAGTAATTTTTATGTGTGCTTTCTATTTTAAAAATGTCTTCAGTTGTATGTTTCacaattatttaatttcaataTAAATATAGTAATTCATGAATAGttaatcatttttttataattaatatagtcaataacattttattaaacATAATTATAAGTACACTGTCTGTTTTATTTACAGATCAGCCACCTTTCTACTTGTGCCTGTTTAAGTGATAAACGTATATATCCAACATTTTTTAGGACTGTTCCCAGTGATCAGTTTCAAATTACTGCTTTGGTACAGCTCATGAAACATTTTGGCTGGCAGTGGGTAGGAATAATTAAAAGTGCTGAGGTATATGCATCTGATGGTGTAGCTGAGTTCATTAAGCAAGGAAAAGCTGAGGGTATCTGTGTGGAATATGTGATTTTCTACAGAAGGTCTAATACTAAGATAGAACATAAAGTAATAGAGCAACTGAAAGCCTCTACATCAAGCGTAGTCCTGCTATTCATGTCATTATCCTACACGAGAGAGTTATTTAAAAAAGTAGACGGGAATAAGTTACCTCGTAAACAATGGATAGGTAGTGAAGCTTGGATCTCACAGGTAGATTTGGCTTCCCTTGGAAGTAAGAATATCTTACATGGGGCAATGGGGTTTGCCCTGCCTCAGTCTATTATTCCAGGTCTTCTTGAGTTTATACTGAGCCTGAAACTGAGTGATGAACCAGAGAGTGTTATGATCAAAGCTTTTTGGGAAGGTTTCTTTGACTGCAGCTTCACTCCATCGAATACCACAAACCTCTGTACTGGGGATGAGGATCTGAGAACAATCACTAGtgcctacacaaacacagaattaAGATCGGTGAGAAATGTGTACACAGCTGTGTACTCGATTGCACATGCTCTTCATGCGATATTGCAATGTGAAAATGGATTAAATCCCACCACAGGAAAACACTGTGTAAGCAAGACTGATGTCCAGCCCAAACAGGTATAGTATGCTCCGATAAATAACTAAGTATGGTCTTATTGTCCTGCTATTTTTGACGTGTAAttatatttacacacattttGTATATGTTACAATTAGAGAGTTCTccaataacataataacattgAATATTCTCTGTGCAGGTTCTGGAACAACTGAAGCTGGTGGATTTTACCGTACTGAATGGTTACAAGGTATCTTTTGATGAAAACGGAGAAAGTGTGGCACAGTATGACTTGTTAaattgggagtacaaagatgaTGACTCTGTGAATGTCATTACAATTGGCCACTATGATAGCTCTTTGCCTGAAGGACAGAGATTCAGGtttacacaaaacacaacaatcGTATGGGCCCTTCAGAGCACTGAGGTAAAATATATCTTACaactaaaagtaaaaaaatcatTTCAGTGACTTCATTCCTCAGAatgtctaaaaaaaaaaaagaactgcaCATTGATTGTCAACAAGACTCTATTTGGTATACTCATGTCTCTGTTAGCTCCAAATCTGTTTGCCGCGAGCAATGCCCTTTTGAAGTCGCAAGCGGTTAATAACAAAGCGCCGCGTGTGCTGCTTTGATTGCTTTGAATTTGCCCATAGGTCGGCATAGTATGAAACCGGTAGGATACTATTTCAAAGCTCAATGGCATAAAGtaggattgtttttgttttgttttgacaaaTTAGCACATATCAGACACATGCTCCTAAACATAGCCACACAAAATCACACGAAACAGCAGGGACAATACAACTAAATGTGTCCAAAGGACAGGACAGAAAAgaaagccaaaaaaaaaaaattaataataataatccctaTGCTTCCATAGTCTGTGGGTTATCCATTATGCAATTGTGGTTTGTAATTTTATAGTTTCTATATAATTCAGTACTAAGGACCATGTAGATATGAAATCTTGCAGGATACGTATTTCTAAAGCTCACTTGCATAATATGCCTATTTGCTTCTGGAATGAGTGCTGATTACCATTAATTGATTTTCTAAACATATTGGTTTGGGTATTTACTCTCTTTCAGATTCAACCGAATGCTTTGTGTGCACTGTTGAATATTGGCCAAATGAAAAAAAGGACAAGTGCATTCCAAAACCGACTGAATTCCTTTCCTTCACAGAAATCATGGGGACTGTATTAACAGTGTTTTGTTGCTTTGGTGTATTTTTGTCCATTTTAATGTTCATAATTTTCTTAGTTCATAAAGAAACACCCATTGTCAGGGCCAACAACTCTGAGCTGAGTTTCCTGCTGCTTCTCTCTTTAAAACTGTGTTTCCTGTGCTCTCTGACCTTCATCGGCCGTCCCTCAGATTGGTCCTGTATGCTTCGCCACACAGCGTTGGGATCAACCTTTGTCCGTTGTATCTCTTGTGGCTGGGGAAGACTATAGTGGTGTTGATGGCCTTCAGGCTACCTACCAGCAGCAATGTTATGAAATGGTTTTGGTCCAAGCTCAGGCAGATAAAGACTGAGTGTATTGGCTTTCACTCTCATACAGGTTGTGATTTGTATACTTTGGTTAACAATCAACCCTCCCTATCCGGTTAAGAATATGGAAACCTATATGAATAAGATCATTCTAGAATGTGCCTTAGGATCCGCTATAGGGTTTTGGGCTGTGCTGGGGTACATCGGAGTCCTAGCTATGTTATGTTTCATACTTGCTTTTCTGGCCAGAAAGCTGCCAGATAGTTTCAATGAGGCAAAGTTTATCACCTTCAGCATGGTAATATTCTGTGCAGTTTGGATCACCTTCATCCCTGCTTATGTCAGTTCACCTGGGAAGTTTACTGTAGCTGTGGAGGATATTTGTAAAATTCTGGCTTCCACGTTTGGCTTGTTAATATGCATATTTGTACCAAAATGCTATATTATAATTTTCAAGCCAGAGCAAAATTCCAAAAAGCATATCAAGAGTAAGATGCAAAGCAAAG harbors:
- the LOC130405395 gene encoding vomeronasal type-2 receptor 26-like yields the protein MWHALSNSLYNKVTIEGTKKLAFTFQSKENVQVDSAFLSCVTLRCFTFLENPSPEAWIGPEHQQVLEHLKLVDFTVLNGHKPPKSVCRDACPAGSRKAVNKQAPVCCFDCFKCPEGGISNETECFLCTAEFWPNEKKDKCIPKPTEFLSFTEIMGIVLTAFCCFGVFLSILIFIIFLVHKETPIVRANNSELSFLLLLSLKLCFLCSLTFIGRPSDWSCMLRHTAFGITFVLCISCVLGKTIVVLMAFRATLPGSIVMKWFGPTQQRLSVLAFTLIQVVICILWLTINPPFPNRNVQSFKDKVVLECALGSSIGFWAVLGYIGLLALLCFILAFLARKLPDSFNEAKFITFSMVIFCAVWIAFIPAYVSSPGKFTVAVEIFAILASTFGLLTCIFVPKCYVIIFKPEQNSKKHIKSKMQSKEI